The candidate division KSB1 bacterium genome contains a region encoding:
- a CDS encoding flavin reductase family protein, with protein sequence MPIHPDVFRRVLSQFATGITIVTTRAGDEIHGLTANSFCSVSLAPPLVLVCVDKKAHSHDLIKKGRNFAVNILKASQEALARRFATNNLPASERFAGIKFQTEATGAPVLQESLGWLDCKLVAAHPGGDHTIFVGEVLALGRHQGSEPLLYFHSKYQKFKT encoded by the coding sequence ATGCCCATCCATCCCGATGTTTTCCGCCGCGTCCTGAGCCAGTTCGCCACCGGCATCACGATTGTGACGACACGGGCCGGCGACGAGATTCACGGCTTGACGGCAAACTCGTTTTGCTCGGTTTCGCTGGCGCCGCCTCTCGTCTTGGTTTGTGTGGACAAAAAGGCGCACAGCCACGATCTCATCAAGAAAGGCCGCAACTTTGCGGTCAACATTCTCAAGGCCTCGCAGGAAGCGCTCGCGCGGCGTTTTGCGACCAACAACCTGCCCGCCTCCGAACGTTTTGCCGGAATCAAATTTCAAACGGAAGCCACCGGTGCGCCGGTTTTGCAGGAATCGCTCGGCTGGCTCGATTGCAAGCTCGTGGCGGCACATCCCGGCGGCGATCACACCATTTTCGTCGGCGAAGTGCTGGCACTCGGGCGGCATCAAGGCAGCGAGCCGTTGCTGTATTTTCACAGCAAGTATCAAAAGTTCAAAACTTAG